The sequence AGTTTACATAACCACCAGAGCTTTAATGAAATGttagaaagacattttaaaaagctggtTTGGAACATAGACAATGGTTTACCCAAACCTTTACCTGTCATGTCATACAATAAATTAAGATTGAATTACAAGTGCAAACAAAGACTACTCAGTTGGAgtgaaatgtattattgtaaAGATATTGACGCATGTAAATCCCATTTCAAATGTAAGAGCACACGTGACATATGAGAGACCTGTAAGTAAATACTCTCCCAAGGCTCTCTTTCAGTCTGCCCCAGTTTAGTTTTGAAATGCAAATACATAATATAGCCTATATGTAAATGATGTACAAGTTTGTGACTGCATCAGTATAAAGGAAGGAGTGTTTATTTGATGGCTCTtggtttttttcatatttgagaaaGCAGAGATGTTCCCGGCCAGAGGCTAGcctaataacattaaaataacatacaTTCATAAAAACGGCAGCAATTTTTATGTTTGACATCCCCTCTAATAAAACTATTGTCACtataattaaacaataaatgtaGAAAAGTTTTCTATATTAAACTAAAATCCTCAATTACAAGTTAATGTTTTGCATCTTTtctgtgaataaaaacaggattttttccTTCACTGGTAGTCTACACCATAAAAGACACATTATTATATTTCtcagcaattttttttaaagtaatagtAAAAAGGCCCCAAATGAATGTAAAtagctttaaataaaaaaatacatataaatgacTTCAAACACCTTTATCGTATGTCAAACTGTATAAACAGTATGATTAAACTCAGTCAACATCACTGCAAAAACCGCATGTATCGCTTCAATCGCTAATCAGTCATATCCTAAAAATCAACATTCTTACGCCATGTGGATAAGAACTGAACATTTCTCAGTGAAAACCCAGTTACAAAAGGTTACACTCCCATGTTGCCTTTCTCCCCTGACAGTAGTTTTTCCTTGGCTGAATCCTGGGGGACTTTGTAGGGAGTCTTCTTCATTTCTAGGCTTTTGACCCAAGTGTAGGCTGATGAGCCACAGAGAACCATCATGTTACTGGTCCACCACAGCAGGCTTTTACTTGACGAGTTGTACACTACTGCAATAACAGTCTGAGCGCAGGCCTTTGCGGTCCCTGAGACGTTGTGCGTGAGCGGACTCGTATACTTGATCTGGAGGCCTGTGACGTAGCCGATAGTGAAACCAAACACTCCTCCGACTGTCATCATGCCCCAAAACCCGAGATCAGACAGGCGACTGAAGTTGGCGAGATGACCCAACTCTCCAAACACAAGAATAAGTGGGAGGAAGAGGACGCAGGCATTGATGTTGTTGTAGTAGGACAGTTTCCAGATGTTTCCATCTACTGCAGGCATCACTTTCTTTGTGTAGATGGCGTTGAGAGACACAAAGGCGCTGGCCAGCACCCCGAAAAAGACGCCTGACCAGGAGAGGGACCCCGCCATGCTTTCCTGGTCCACACCGAGCCAGAATCCACCTGAGAACCAAAGACACATGCAAGATTGTCATATTAGAGACACACAATAAAGTATGTTTAACACTAGAAAAGCCAAGGTGTCGTTGGAtgaattttatttgaatactgATTGAAGCTCAGGCTGTAACTGATGGTTGGTTACCTATAAATCTCTTTATTATGAtttacaattaatcaatttatacTTTGCTcttgaaatgtctgaaaatagttttaaaaaggCTCACAAGCTCCCAGAGCCAAAAGCAATGTCCTTAAATTACTTCTTTTtgggttattttgtttttttgaacaaCCAAGAGTCCAAATTGTAAATATATTGAATttgcaataatataaaaactgtgaaaactgtCACATCCATTCAACTGGAGCCCatgaaagataaataataatttatgattGTCATTTGCCTTAATAAATGCCTGAAACTATTAAGTCAAAGTTATTCAAGATTAAGTAATATGTCAGCAGTAATGGAATACTACTTATTTATTTACCAATTTTCAATCATGACTCCATAAAGTATCTGGGGACAAATTGGAAAATTCAATAATTTTATACATTGTGTTACCTATGTTTCTTAGCTTagaaaagatattttttcttaGTGACTAGCTATATAGAATTCTGAGTGAATCAATAAttgaaatacaaacaatataaGGATATCTGTAAATATACACGGAGTTGCCAGTTTATCAGGTATAACATCCAAAAACTACATGCACATAGAACAACCCTGTATTAAATCCTACCTTCTAATAAATACTAGTATATATTAGTTGAGTCCCATTGACATATAcaaacaggtgacaaattaaaggaaaaacccacataaaatgtcttagtaaggtgttgggccattACATGCCCCAAGAACAACTTCaatgcaccttggcattgattctacaagtctctgaactctactggagggatgaataccattcttccaaaagatattccctcatttgatgatggtggtgaagaGTGCTAACACCttggtccaaaatctcctaTAGATGTTAAATGATGTCTCTAccatagatctaaatgcagatgtcactttagtcactgttcctattgaaacacTAGCCAGTTGAGCAGTTTTTGTGACTGATGCTCCTGCCATCCATGCCCcaacaatgaaccctctttcaaagtcacttagatcttttccttttgccatcttgatacaaaatcagagtcaactgggcctgctcagcaATTCTATACATGCCACAGAGCAAGACTGGATGTTAACTGCTAAATTGTACCATGTGGGAGCATCTGCATTCCTTATGTTTCTACACTCATTTGTTCAGGttcttcctttaatttgtcacgtGACCTAAAcgaaatacagtacattaaaaacacattttattataatgCAATACACTCCAGCACCACAGAGTGCAGCCTCCAAAATTCTCTTACAGAAAGAGTTTCAACATTACTTCCTTCACCTTCATGAAGGCAGCTATGATTTATCGCATGGCTGTTGTGCTaaactgcattagttttagctatGAAGGAATAATACACTGACAACTGAGTGTATTTCTGACAGGATTCAATGAGTGCAAATGTTATTCACATCCACTGACCTATTTCAGCAAAAGTCAAGACAAATGTCAATTGCAAAATGGACGTTTTTTTTGCTTTAGAGGAACTACATAAAACCCACATctagggaagaagaaaaaagttacCTAAGATGAAAGCACAACACAGTAAGGCTTGGAGAGATGTGGTCTGTTTCAGGATGACATATGAAAGCAGCACATTAAAAACTGTGCTGAGGGAGCGACCGACTGTGTAGAAAGCCACTCCGACATATTTCAGGCACAGGTTGTTGAAGGTGATCATGCAGATGAACACGACAGACAGCGGCAGAACCTCCCGGGACGTCTTCACGTCGAATCTGACCGACGGGAAGTCGATCAGTCTCGGGCACAACCTGGACAGCAGCTGCATGAGCCAGCACAGCCCGACAGTCACCACACACTGATAAAAAGTCACAAATAACGGCGCGTCCAAGTCACGGTTGTCCAGAAGATGATTATTGAGGAACACCATTGTAATTGAGACGAACCAGTACAATACAACAACAGCTGCTATTCTAACAGCTCGGAGTAAGAAAGTCTCTCCGTGTCCGTCTGGGTCCATCGTTTCCGAGCCGGCCAGAGCCATTCTCAAGATACTGGACCGCTTCAGCTGTGTCCTGTTCATgattacagagagaaaacagcctGGGTGAAAATTGGAGCATTTAAACAAGCTAATATGTAGCTACAGACTATCAGGGCTAAGTACACGATACAAACATGACTGCTGTGTTCCGCCAGCGGCAACAACAATACAACTTCCGCTGTGATTTATTCAGAATAAAAGCGTATTAACgctgagggagaaaaaaaaaacataaccgctgtgacgtcacccattggtttgtgggcCTGGGCCCAACCACTTGCCACTCAGAGTACATTTTTAGGCCACAATCCTCAACCAAATTCAAAGGATCCTTatccaaaatgtttgtttatgttatgcatttattaaaatgaattatcTGCCAATATGTTTTGCAAATGATTTTATCACTTTATGATTTCGATCAAGTTTTGAACAAGATATAGGCCTAATCCAAATCAACATGTTAAGTCAAATGGCTAAAAATGAAGGGGAAAAAGTAGGTATGCAGATGTACTGCAATTTGGCAGTTGCAAGACAAATGATTTTGAAAGGGTTGTGCTCAAAATTCATAATCCATTCAAGCATGTTCCATTGTCTTACTTTTTACACTGTTTTGACTGGTCAATTGTCAGTATTTTCGCCTCTGCAGTTAAAACAGGACACATGTTTCGATATCATTCCATTATTATTCTGACACTAATTGTTATCAAAAAATTCTTTCACTAGAGGGGTGTTGTCAAGTACAAAAACCTTAAACCTTCACTTTTATCTTGAAGGTAAAAGCCGAAACCGGAAGTATCGTCCAGCGTGACTACTTACTCATCTgcacttgttttttatttaaagagacAGTGTCTTTAAATCGTTGCACTCCGATAAAATAATGTACCATCGAATTCCTtattcttcaaaaaaaaaaaagaaagaaaagccaTTGACCTCTCGTCAGTCAAACTAGATATCTCATCTTGATGTTTCAGCTTGCAATATATTGCTAGCTATAATTTGAACTGTTGCATTGACCCTCATTTGTAGTAACTAatcgttttttttcttccatttttaaTGTGGTCACTTGccaaataaattatattatttattacagtttttaaaaatggattatAAAATTAATTGCTATAAGGTTTTCTTACCTTAGATTGGTCTCTATTTCATAAGTCTAGCATGGGGATCAACACCTATCAGGAAGTGTCATGTCTTTTCACTGTTTGTCCTAGCCCTCCCATAAGGCAACAGCAGAAAACAGGTTCCTTGTATGACCTGCATTTCCTGGTATGCACAATTTGCGCTGTTAGAGGACAGTGCCTGGggcaaatgatggaaaaaaaacataaaatagataTCAAACATGACTACATTGATACATTTCCATGGGGAAGGTATCTGAAAGTCACTTTGGCTTGTTCACATGTTGTTATCAGTTTTTAGATTTCAAATTTTAAACTTGTTTGGAGGTTGCTACCAGAGGATGTCAGACTGCAGTAttgctcattaaaaatctgaaaatgcaCAATGACTTACTAAACTTGATGacaaacatttcagaaatatttttttaaaacttagtGGCAGCCAAAGACAAGCAAAGAAAATAGTAATGTCATGTCCTTGAAAAATAATCTCACACCCAACAGTAGATGATTGAACAGCAGAACCACAatgagagtgaacaacacaGGAGACAACAAGAATGAGGAGTCTTGGCAGTTTTTTTATGAGGACATAAAGGACAAAAAAGGAGTCAGTGTTTTAAGGCTATGTGTTACCATGCCAGTTTTTACAGTTAACTAAAGGTCAAGAAGGTTTTCAGATACAAAACCAacacagttttatttcattaactTTTGTATTGTAGATAAGACTCAACCTAATTTATATGGCTCATTTTATAGTTCAGTATGGACACAGTCTTTGCGATGAGATGTCTTCCCTTCCAGTTGTCAGCTTCGGTTTTGAGGAAACCAGCTTTCAAAATGTGTGATTGCATGGATGTATTTGGGTATTTAATACAATATTCCAACAGTACTTGAAAAATCGTCTCCTTCTTCTAAAGCTGTTAGTCATGAATACATCTAACTGCACATTTACTTGTACTTTTgatagaaaatgaaacaaaattcaACAGCAGTAGTGAAAGTGTTTGCCTAATAGCATTGTTTAACATTGCAGCAGAAAGATGATGAGAATACTGCATGCAGTAATAACATAATTgaaatatgaattattattatgaattattaaatctaccccacccccaccccaccttAACTGAATTATTTGCTTTTCCTCTAATTCCTAATATTCACTACTCTACTGATACTTATACTACTCTTGTACTACAGCCTCAAGACAGTAGGGGGCAGCAAATAATCAATGTTTCTCATGCAGCTGGCTGCAGGATTATCAGTCCAGACTGACACATCCCTTGTGTGAAGACATTACGTAGTTGCATAGTGATGATAAGTATAATTCTACATAGTGGGAAATAGTACACAACAAAGAGCACAGTATACCAACTCAAAACACCACCAGCGCAACACCAGTCACCTGTACATGATGTAAAAGGTGTCTTTATTAATTCATACACCAACCCTCTCATTTAGACTACCTAATTGCTCCTTTCATTTGCCTCAGAGCAGCAACCCAGGGATATTTTGGTAACATGGTAACCACACTCCTCCCCCACCCTGATTTATGGGAAAacaaagaacagtaaagaaagTTTAACTTGCACTTTACTTTCCTGTCCAGCCCTTGTCAAACCCTGTGTCTTTCACACTGTCATCCCTTCTCCTGTTGCTCAGTTGCTGGAAAATTGCTGTGTGTTGTCTGTCAGTGTCTGTCAGTGTCATATTTTCTGCTACAGTACACAGCAGTCACTTTGCTGGTGTACCAATGTTCACTGCTGAGTTGGTAAAATATGCTGAGTTGGCAAGATATGCCCATGGATATCTCAGCGCTCAGCAAGAATGTAAACGCCCATGGATATATCCATGGGCTATCCACCTTCAAGAACACAGGCAGCATTTGTACAGTCTGACTCAACCTACAACACATCCATCAGCCAGGCAATGTGTGACCCCTCACTGTGCTCCTTTTTGCTCAGGCTTTGGTAGGGGAGAAATGCTGCGCTGAAGCAGAGTTTGCTATTCATAAGACGGTCCGCCGTCTTGACCTCTGCCAGCTGGGGAGATTTCCACACTTTATTAGCGAGTACAAAAATGGAGGGAAGATGCTGCAGGTGGTATCTTGGATCATGGAGGTTTTGgagcatatactgtacattagtTTATCTCCACCCAATATTTGAATGAAGTGCTCATGTCAGATATAGGAAACAAGCAGTTGTCGAGCTCAGAGCAGAAAATAAAGATGAACGGAATAGTTAGACTGGATGAAATATAACACGTATCATAACCCTAAGAAAACAGCGAATTGTGTCTAATTGTGGATCTGAGCAGAAtggctgctgcttttctttaagATAATTAGAGTTGAAGAATACACAAAAAACTATATCAAAGACTATATAGACTAGAATTATTAGAATGCAAAAACTTATGCTTCATCTGCATTGTTTTATctaaattatttttatctttgGTGACTTGCTATGAATTTGGGAAGATATTAGATTTATTGtgaaaaacactgtttaatctgtgtgtctgatacacagtttaaaagaaatacatgcatttttaatattacACTGAACCACTTTCACATTTTGCCATTGCAGAAACAAATTGCTCTTTATAAGACAACTAAttcttacatttttatcatACTAGATTTAGTATTGAGCTATTTCTGCTGGCTTGTTGTTATGCTACAGTTCAGTCAGCTCGAATCAACTACTGGATGTTGCCACAGCCACGCAGTTACTGAATGACAAGTAGAATACCACCCACACAGTACTGAATCCTGAATGTGAACATCAAGGACAGAGTTTCCAGACTTTGCCCTaaaccatttaccatttaaaccCTTCTGCAAATGTCAAGGGCCTCATTCAACAAACATCTGTGATGACCACTTGATAATCCAAATGACATAAATACCCTTATCTAAATACCCCTCTACTGCATCTTGTTCTAGTTTCATAGTAAAAGGCATGGTTAATGTCCATTTCAACACTCCATGTAAAGGTGATATGTTGGAATGGACGATGACCTCTGTAACTACTGAAGGCAGGAGTTAATATAAAAAAGGTGGAGCTTTACTGACAATAATTATAATGGAACAGAGGAAACTAAATTGACTCTAAATTGCAAcactaaatacattttggagGAAATGTAATGCTACCCAAATTGCGtcatcacaaaaaacacacaggttcATCCAATCATCCGCAGTAATTTTGACCTTTTAACAGATCACAAACCTGTAGGACACTGAAAGAATTATGCAATTGAGACAAGCttgtattcttttatttaataaagttggctgataaataattaattgttaCACGGTTTAGTGAAAAGGCAAGGAAGCAGCCTTTTCCCCAGACCAAAAAACAATAGACCTCCTTTTCACTATCATTAAATGAGGGTGTTGTAACTACAGTTTCAGTAAAACTGTTATGGTTAACCCATGCCACTGCTGTGCTGGTCTATAGGTAATTGCTGTTCGTAATGAATCCTCCAGCAAGTGCGGTGAATAGATTATTAGGCCAACAAGGGTGAGCTGTGTGGTACAGTCCACAGGGCAGCTTAATTTCAGACACATATAATCCTCCCTTGTGGCCCTGAGTTGGTTTCCCAGCTATACCGCTTTTACTACTTTGATCTCACTGTGGTTTGAACAACCTCTGCTTTCTCACATGTCCAAAGAAAAGAGGGAACACAGGATGTGTTCCTTAAGAGTTTTTATGTTCCTTTCAGTAGGAGTATTACAGACAGCTTAAAAGAAAAGGTTGACAGGTTGATggacaaaatacataaaaattaaACCATGAGTACAAACtgcagttacagtatgtgtgttggATCCTGGTTTTGAATGGCTGCAGATTTCATACATTTTGATACAGTATTTAATGTGCATCCTGGATGTCATTTCAAGTAGTTATCTTTTAAACTCATACAAATGGTGTCAACATctatctacatacagtatgtcactgatcaaaaaaaaaaccctctggTGTACTGATAATATACCATAAACCAACTGCAGTGATCAGTATCTTTGTTTCGCTACTTATAACAATGTAAAAGAGTGAAAGCCACAAATCTCAGCATTAAGGTCAGCCATTTCTACAGTTCACCAACCCTATTTAGTACCCAAGAGTCAGTAAAAATCTTAAGACCCTGTAAGGACATTTGCTCTAAATGCAAACATAAAATAGATTTAGAGGAACAATGTAGgaattttaaaatgcaaaaattctGCCTTTCCTCCTTTAGACTAAGTTATGAACTGCTGAACAGCATTTAGTTCACTGACATGAATATTTAGcttcattatttctttctaaAGTTAAGAATTACAATTTTATATTAGCAAAAATGTAGTAATTCATGAactatttttctgtgtttctacaTTATCTTTAATTTAACGAATGATACACCAATAATTGTAATTCAAGAATATGCAACTTTATTAAGAAATGACGGACACTGAAGTCTATCTAAGAAAATAAGTAAAGAAGCTTCAACCATTCCAGCTGCCTTACTTGTGTGACTAACAAGCCTTCAAGGAACTGTTTGTCTAAGCTAGATGAATAGGAGAAAGGATGAAAACCAACTGTGCCATTGACTGAGCAAAGCTATGTATTTAGTTTCTCATTATCCTAGATAATGCTTAAATATCAAAGTTGAATTTCTTCCTTTCACactatatatacaatatatgatataaacacatttattgtgaaCAATCCATGCTTAAATGTCTTCATGCATGTCTGAGTGTTAATGTTTCTGAAGGTGACCAGCAGGGTTTCTTCACCTGGATGATTTCTTCTCAGTGAGACAAAAGTCACTTCCTATGATGAGAAATGAAGTGAAAGGCATTTAATTGAGGGGATGCTACCCTGGCCATTATGACACATAAAACATCCCAACCTTGTAAGACTTTAAGAGCCAAGAAAGGAGGACAACCTCCTGAAGAACTAAGACCATAAAACATGAATGAGCTATCGTCTCAGAATTAAATAGCACCATAGAGCTATTAAGAATCTCTTTAACTATTCAGTGTAATCTGGCCATCATCTTCTTAGCTTGGCTACATGAAATATAGCCGCAGTATACAGATGTCCTATTTGTCATTGTCAGACTGACATGTTTGGCTTTGTTCACTAGGCTGGCAGGCTCCAAACTCCTGTCATCAGTGACCTAAACGAGTCTGATGACTCATCCTTCAGTGAGGAGCAACAGTCAcactgtggaaaaagaaaaagagcaaataaaacatttgttgtaCTTACCAGTAAAGTTGTCACACATGATCTTGATTAAAAGGTTGCTCTACACATCTTTGCAATATTGTTACTTTCAAGAGCTTATGCAGACAAtgtaaaggataaggctggtaattttctatatttttttatattttaatgcacTCATCccacttacaagtattgtgtgtgtatctaaagcctgatatatcttattcctctgtgctgtagaccaCCATTGTTGCCCTTAAACTGTTATTGCAACAAACTAAAATGCCCAAACTCTGTGGGGCCagggaacatgtcacccagtgcaacaatgtggctcattgacgtattttttttatagtttttggacaacagtggaggtctacggcacagaagaataagatatatcaagctttggatacacacacaattcttgtaagtaggatcaagTAGAATCAATCATCTTATAAGATGGTTTAGCGctcacatgagatttgttgacaataagaaaaatacagaaaatcatcaaaccTGAGCTCTTTTATGTTTCGCAAATTGAAACTACAGCAAAGAAGGcagaacaataacaataatatagtGTAATTTGTGAAGATATTTCAAGGTGAAGAAAATGTtgcacaatatacagtacacgTTGAATCCTATGAACACACagatattgtatatatatatttaaatttatgtaatcagaatgtattttttattttttttattttgcaaggTGAAAGAACAATGTGAGAAGTACAAGAGGTGACAGATTAAACAGCCTCAAAAATGACCATTAAGGTAAATGAACACCTCTCTGAAACATGATGTGAATGTCCTACTTGAGCTTTCCCTGACTGTCCACCTTCTCCTGGTCGATGACTTGGATCCTTTAGTTGATGCTGTGACCGGTTTGGTCTTATATTTTGTCATGCAGTCTTTTGTCCAGGGCTCTTGCTGTCTCACCGATGTAGTGTCCCCACAGTTGTTGCATGCTGTCATACACCACACTCCAGTTTTCCTCTCTGGGGGAGTCCTGTCTTTACAGTGTACTAGCTGAGATCTTTgagtgttaaatgttttgtggtTAAGTGCTGTGGTGGTGTTCCTTTTGAACCGGAGTCTCTGACTAGATGTCCCCAAGATGAGAGGGGTGTGGAATATACAGCATTTAAACCAGTAGTTACTATGAGAGCATAAAGAAAGACTCGTAAACAAACATAGTCAATATACAATATTAGGCTACTGTAAAACAAGTCAAAGGTACTACCACACTACACCCCTTTAATTTCAACttaatttaaaataagtttGACATAACAATACAAACAGGAACCACCTTTTCCCAACCGGGACGTGGCCCAAACTCATTCAAATTTATGGGCCTCAGTAATTTGGGAAATAACATCTGTTGGAACTTTGTCATAGACATTCAGTTATTTCTCAAGGTATCCAATAAATAAGTTTAGAGTCAAACAGATAAGGTTTTATAACTACCTCCTTATCCAGTCAATCTGGAGTAATAGACCTTCAACAGGGCCATCATCCTGCAGCTGAAAGGATTCATTCAAACACATTACATATCCATtttagaggaagagaaaaaagaaattcataACTCAGAATGATAATACAAAGCAAGGATTTCTTCCTTATTTTGTAAGGTTAGAGCTTCAGATGACTCataatttaaattataaattgTAGTGTGCTCAGTTTCATGTTGGCAATCATTGTGTAAGTCTTGAGAGGGGGTAGATCTGATTTTGGAGGCCCCTCAGTTACAGTTCAGGCTTGGTCAacttttgacttttcatctctTGCGTCACCCCATCACGCAAAATCAGTTACCAGGGAAAATAGCTCATCAGTGTGAAAGACAAATGATTAAATAAGTGGGgcaggtgtgcgtgtgtgtacactcacatacatagtgtgtgtgtgtatgtgtgtgtgtgtgtggtccaggtattcctcatgttgtggggacataaatctgttaaCATGGccatgttgtggggactcgcctcccttatggggatAAAAAGCAAGTCCAGGAAGCCCAGTCTCCAGGAAGTGAATGTAaatcaatgtaatgtcctctgaagtaaTGGAgacacaactgtgtgtgtgtgtgtgtgcgtgtagtgCAGTGTGATGGGGTGGTAATTCTCCATTCTCTCATGGCCCAGGCGGCGTTTCTGCTGACATAGTGAAATATTGATGTGGAATAAATTCCCGTCTAATTACAGTGGCTGAATTAATCGGGAAGCGTTTAATTAGCAGAGTTTTCTTTTCAGTCGAGGGGAGGTTTTGATCTGAGCCATATGGCTGCTCCCTCTGATGTGCTGTGGTTCACAGGCTTTTAAATATGAACTACTTTTGTTAGATGCCTCAATGAAACAAGCTTTTTGGTGACAGAGGGTAAATTGTGTAATAGCCCCAGGTAGTGATACTTGTAATGCCATTGCATACagcattttcaatattttttatata comes from Thunnus maccoyii chromosome 1, fThuMac1.1, whole genome shotgun sequence and encodes:
- the slc35c1 gene encoding GDP-fucose transporter 1 isoform X1, coding for MNRTQLKRSSILRMALAGSETMDPDGHGETFLLRAVRIAAVVVLYWFVSITMVFLNNHLLDNRDLDAPLFVTFYQCVVTVGLCWLMQLLSRLCPRLIDFPSVRFDVKTSREVLPLSVVFICMITFNNLCLKYVGVAFYTVGRSLSTVFNVLLSYVILKQTTSLQALLCCAFILGGFWLGVDQESMAGSLSWSGVFFGVLASAFVSLNAIYTKKVMPAVDGNIWKLSYYNNINACVLFLPLILVFGELGHLANFSRLSDLGFWGMMTVGGVFGFTIGYVTGLQIKYTSPLTHNVSGTAKACAQTVIAVVYNSSSKSLLWWTSNMMVLCGSSAYTWVKSLEMKKTPYKVPQDSAKEKLLSGEKGNMGV
- the slc35c1 gene encoding GDP-fucose transporter 1 isoform X2 → MALAGSETMDPDGHGETFLLRAVRIAAVVVLYWFVSITMVFLNNHLLDNRDLDAPLFVTFYQCVVTVGLCWLMQLLSRLCPRLIDFPSVRFDVKTSREVLPLSVVFICMITFNNLCLKYVGVAFYTVGRSLSTVFNVLLSYVILKQTTSLQALLCCAFILGGFWLGVDQESMAGSLSWSGVFFGVLASAFVSLNAIYTKKVMPAVDGNIWKLSYYNNINACVLFLPLILVFGELGHLANFSRLSDLGFWGMMTVGGVFGFTIGYVTGLQIKYTSPLTHNVSGTAKACAQTVIAVVYNSSSKSLLWWTSNMMVLCGSSAYTWVKSLEMKKTPYKVPQDSAKEKLLSGEKGNMGV